One window of the Candidatus Chryseobacterium colombiense genome contains the following:
- a CDS encoding DUF4197 family protein produces the protein MKKYIIAASLIIGTGAIISSITHSCTSLATSDLGLSVIRNILLNGIDKGAQVYGNREAFLQNNLVDKALPKELRDINSTLEKIAPSLVKKEREYIADAAVYTVNISKPILQNAVHSLNAQDVTRIIQGEKGTATLILKEKTSQQLIAAISPKVEEELNKYGIVKTINTALSGSNLLGSLLGGNQSNVNAGGLSTLASEQLVNGIFNIIEDYEIQNSKSLLGPLGK, from the coding sequence ATGAAAAAGTACATTATTGCCGCAAGTTTAATAATAGGAACAGGAGCCATCATATCATCGATTACTCATTCCTGCACTTCCTTAGCGACAAGCGATTTAGGATTATCGGTCATCAGAAATATTTTATTAAACGGTATCGACAAAGGAGCACAAGTCTACGGAAACAGAGAGGCTTTTCTTCAAAATAACCTTGTAGATAAAGCTTTACCTAAAGAGTTAAGAGATATTAATTCAACGCTGGAAAAAATAGCACCCTCTTTGGTAAAAAAAGAAAGAGAATATATTGCTGATGCTGCCGTATACACAGTAAACATCTCGAAACCCATTCTTCAAAATGCTGTTCACAGCTTAAATGCTCAGGATGTTACAAGAATTATTCAGGGAGAGAAAGGCACAGCAACTCTTATTTTAAAGGAAAAAACCTCCCAACAACTTATTGCTGCTATTTCTCCCAAAGTAGAGGAAGAGCTTAACAAGTACGGAATAGTAAAAACCATTAATACAGCTTTATCCGGAAGTAATCTTCTGGGAAGCCTATTAGGAGGAAATCAATCCAACGTAAATGCCGGCGGATTGAGTACATTAGCTTCAGAGCAATTGGTAAACGGAATTTTTAATATTATTGAAGATTATGAAATCCAAAACTCCAAATCGCTTTTAGGTCCGCTTGGTAAATAG
- a CDS encoding DUF493 family protein, whose amino-acid sequence MDILQGNQHASPEDFYKSLKAKLEDHHDFPEDYLFKFIIPTDQSKLTEIYKVFDGIKFTLGNRESKNGKYTACNINAFVLDANQVVAIYQEVAKIEGVILL is encoded by the coding sequence ATGGATATATTACAAGGAAATCAACATGCAAGCCCAGAGGATTTTTACAAATCTCTAAAGGCTAAACTGGAAGATCACCACGATTTTCCGGAAGATTATTTATTCAAATTTATCATTCCTACAGATCAGTCGAAACTTACCGAAATATACAAGGTTTTCGACGGCATTAAATTTACACTAGGGAACCGTGAAAGTAAAAACGGAAAATACACAGCCTGCAATATCAATGCATTTGTTTTAGATGCTAATCAGGTAGTTGCGATCTACCAAGAGGTTGCGAAAATAGAAGGAGTAATCTTATTATAA